In a genomic window of Bacteroidota bacterium:
- a CDS encoding glycosyltransferase family 39 protein, whose amino-acid sequence MLSTFRKYWQDQPLTVVLVLAVLFRMLAVLFSKGYGMHDDHFLIIEVAESWADNYNFNNWLPDSSGSGGPSGHSLFYTGLHYFFFKGMHQIGVFDPQVKMYFVRLIHALLSLVIVVLGFKITEHYSGKALARQVGLLLALFWFMPMLSVRNLIEVVCVPFLMLATYLLLKNSIKQKSGYYLLAGFIAGTAFSIRFQSTLFIGGLGLVLLFQKNWKGAILFGIGAIFSICAIQGITDIIIWKRPFAEFQAYVQYNIEHARDYNTQAWYQYFLVLGGILIPPISLFFLVGFFRSWKKYTLLFLPSFIFLVFHSYFPNKQERFIFPIVPFVIILGSIGWKEWMENSTFWQRKQGLLRACWIFFWVLNSIALLPVTVAYSKRNRVEAMTYLSHKKDLRFIVIEDSNRDEFLMPPLFYLRRFKSDSWGVHGVTSLHTAKDLYEEQKNLKQEEKANYVIFFQEENLAKRIADFKKYYPNLTYETAIEPGFIDKVVHHLNPRNKNQNCFIFKMQE is encoded by the coding sequence TGTTTTATTTCGAATGCTGGCAGTTCTTTTTTCGAAAGGATATGGCATGCACGACGATCATTTTTTGATTATTGAAGTAGCCGAATCCTGGGCCGATAATTATAACTTCAACAACTGGTTGCCCGATAGCAGTGGGAGTGGAGGCCCTAGTGGACATAGTTTATTTTATACCGGATTGCATTACTTTTTTTTCAAAGGAATGCACCAAATCGGAGTCTTCGACCCTCAAGTAAAAATGTACTTTGTACGTTTGATTCATGCACTATTATCCTTAGTGATTGTGGTACTTGGTTTTAAAATTACCGAACACTATTCAGGAAAAGCATTAGCCCGACAAGTTGGTTTATTGCTTGCTTTATTTTGGTTTATGCCAATGTTGAGTGTTCGAAACTTAATTGAGGTGGTATGCGTCCCTTTTTTAATGCTGGCGACTTATCTTCTTTTAAAGAATTCAATTAAACAAAAATCAGGTTATTATTTATTGGCAGGTTTTATTGCCGGAACAGCTTTTTCTATACGCTTTCAAAGTACGCTTTTTATTGGTGGTTTAGGATTAGTACTCTTGTTCCAAAAAAATTGGAAAGGAGCAATCTTGTTTGGTATTGGAGCAATTTTTAGCATTTGTGCTATACAGGGAATTACCGATATTATTATTTGGAAAAGACCATTCGCTGAGTTTCAAGCTTATGTTCAATACAACATTGAACATGCGCGCGACTATAATACTCAAGCATGGTATCAGTATTTTTTGGTGCTGGGAGGTATACTTATTCCACCAATTAGTTTGTTTTTTTTGGTAGGTTTTTTTAGAAGTTGGAAAAAATATACGCTATTGTTTCTTCCAAGTTTTATTTTTCTTGTATTTCATTCTTATTTCCCAAATAAACAAGAACGCTTTATTTTTCCAATAGTACCATTTGTTATTATTTTAGGAAGTATTGGCTGGAAAGAGTGGATGGAGAACTCCACTTTTTGGCAGCGAAAACAAGGTTTATTAAGAGCTTGCTGGATATTTTTTTGGGTGTTGAATAGTATAGCGTTGCTGCCTGTTACGGTTGCTTATTCAAAACGAAATAGAGTTGAAGCAATGACTTATTTATCACACAAAAAGGATCTGCGATTTATTGTAATTGAAGATAGCAACCGTGATGAATTCTTAATGCCACCTCTATTTTACTTACGTCGATTTAAAAGTGATTCATGGGGGGTACATGGTGTTACTAGTTTGCATACAGCTAAAGATCTGTATGAAGAACAAAAAAATCTCAAACAAGAAGAAAAGGCGAATTATGTTATCTTTTTTCAAGAAGAAAATTTGGCTAAGCGAATTGCTGATTTTAAAAAGTATTATCCCAATTTAACTTATGAAACAGCTATAGAGCCAGGTTTTATTGACAAAGTAGTACATCATTTAAATCCCAGAAATAAAAATCAAAATTGTTTTATCT